The genomic window AAGCTCTGATGTCTCCAAATATTACATCGAGGTCTCCGTAACCCCAATAGTCATATTTAGCTATATCTTCTTCAAAAATTTTACCGTAGGCTGGTTTAAAATCGCAAAGCTTATAACCATTTTTTATGCTGATTGGTAAATTCAGCTTTTTAGTCCCTAATTCATTTATTTTGCTCAAATCTTTGTAGGTAACAGTAACATTATTTGGTATTTTCAATGGTGTGATCCTATCATCTGTTACCAAAAGAAAATCTATAGTTAAGTTATAATTACAACTGTGCAAAAAATGATGAACGTACCAAGGCAGTTTGCCCATGTAGCATACAATAAAGATAATGGTACTCATTTTTTATATTTCTAAAGAAATTTGGATTTTTCTATAGTAATTCACTTATCATATCCTTCACTACCTTACTGCCAGGAAATGCTGTGAATTTGTTTTTAAGAAGTCCACTTTTGTCATACAATAGATAAGACGGAATAGCCTCAAATTTAAACTGGTCCATCATAAACTCCCATTGATCGGGATCTAAGTAATAATGTTCACCCCCTATTCCATTGATCTTTTCTTCCCACAACTTCTTAGGCGAAGAGCCATTTGTAAGGTACACAAATGCAATGTTCTTATCGTGAAATTCATCTTTTGTGCTTCTAAACTCCTGCATGGCATCTAAACACGGCGCACACCATGTGGCCCACAAGTCTATAAAAACAACTCTATTTTTATATTTGGCAAGAATTGTTTCAATAACTTTATCTTTAGCTACAGATGAGATATCATTTACAGTAGTCGGTAATTTAAGTTTAGCTAGTTCAGCCACTTTGTTGTTCTTCCTTAATAAAATTTTAGCGATCTCTCCATTTTTCCAATAACTCTCTATGTTTTTTATTTGTTTTTCGCTCAAAGGTCTCAATTCTTCATTCAGCTGTAAGCTATAGGCATTCGCAGCCAACACATCGTAATAATAGCCATTATTAAAACCTAACAGGTCAGCTAATCTTAGCTTGGCCTCAGCTAACCATGTAGGGATGGGTGTGTCTTTAATTTTGGGTAGATTAAGTATTTCGTTTTGCAATATTTTTTTGGATTTCATAAAAGCTAAAACCTAGTAAATGTCGTGGATTGTTAAATTTGAGTTCTTTTAAGAAACGAAAATATAGCCTATCAACCTGCCTAATGGTGGGCTCGATACTCTTATCACTACTCGTATTTTTGAAATTCCGCAGCATTTCTTCTTTATAATCAAAAACATGTGCGGTGTACAAATTTAATTGCACCTCCCTAGAAATCACATCTTTTAAATTTTCAGATACGAGGGTATCGTTATCAACGATTTTTAAGCGCTCCGCAACTATAGACTTTGCATAGTCAAGAAAATAGTTCGTACTTCTATTGTACAATGGGACGGGCATTCTATTGGGCTTGTAGCTTAACACCTTTACCATCACATCCATACCATTTATCATATTGCTCGAGCTCCATCTGTCATTTGTCGAAATGCTTTCAATTTTTTGGTTGGTATCATAAAAGATCTTAATGACTGTTGTCTTAGAGTTTTCGATCTTTGTTATTAAAAATTTGTCGCTATTTAGCCCAATATTGAGACTTACAAGCGATACAGAGGTTTCAATATGTAGATCAACTGAAAAGTTACCGTTTACATCTGTAAACGTTGTGTATTTTTCATATTCTCCAGAGATTGGGTTAGGAACTACAACGAGTACCGAAATTCCTTCGATTTCCTTATTTACTGCATGAATTTCTCCTTTCAACATCGCAGTACCTGCATTAATTACGGGAGTATCGATCGTTATTGCGTAGGAAGGTTTGTAAGTAATAGAGCAAATAAGTACAAAAATGTAATAAAAATTAAGTTTTAAGATTTTTATCATGTTATATTAATTTCTTTATATTCTAGCGAATACAAAGAAATTCGCTAGAATACAGGTTTTGTTAAAGCAATGTTGAGCAAAATAGTGGGCCTGCTATGTAAGAAGTACACTTTCCTGATTGTTCATATCCTGTGTTATCTGTATAATGACATTCACTATTTGCACTTTTTCCTGCACACGCCTTTATTTTTGGAGAATCCCCTCCGCTTCACCACTTCCCGCCATAATCTTTTTCATCTCTGCTCTCGACAATTTAGTTGCAATTGCGCCAAAGCTAATTTTCTCAATTTTCATAATTTAATTAATTTTGAATGTTTAAGTTTTTGCAGGCCTTCCACGCTGGTCTGCTTACGGCGGTAAAGGTAAACGCCCTTACTCGTTGTTGGGGCAGTACACTTGCAATTGGGCTGCCCCTTTTTCATCTAAATTATTATTTGTTCGGAAAGATTTTATTAAGTGTACTAACTAATTCTTTTCCTCTTAAATTTTTTCCAATAATTCTCCCATCAGGATCTAACAGATAACTAACTGGCACATAACGAATTCTATACTTATAATATACTGAATTTCCTATTCCATGTAAATCGCTAAGATGACTCCAAGCTTGTATTTTATCTTCCCTAATTGCTTTCATCCATTTATTTTTATCATCATCAAATGAAACACTAACAATTTCAAACGGATATGTTGCGTAGTTTTTGTTTAATTCTCTATATTGGGGATGTTCCTGTCTACAAGGAACGCACCAACTTGCCCAAAAATCTAACAGAACGTATTTACCCCTAAAATCTGAGAGCTGTATATCAACTCCATTAGTGTCTGGTTGAATAAAATTAGGGGCAATTCTACCTTCGTAAAGATTTTCGATAATGTAGTTTAATAAAACACCTTTCGAGTTTTTCACTATACTGTCCTTAATTGAGTTATAAATTTCCAGCAACTCACTATCAGGTATCTTGTTCTCTAGCTCAAGTAGGTAATCGAAATTGAGAATAGAGCTTGGATTATTCTTGATTAGTTTCTTTAAAGCTTCATTAACTTCGCTCTGAATGTACTTACTCCTATCACTTAGCTTCATTGACTCTGTATACTCTGCGTTAGCTTTATTACCCATTACTTTATAAGAATTGAGGAGTGTGTCTAAAAATTTCACTTCAGCAATACCAGGCCCAAGTTCAAAAAAAACCTGTTTGTTCGGCCGTTCTTTTAAGGCAATAGAATATCTCTCGAAACCTTTTGTAGGCACCTTAATAACACAAACTTGGCTTTTTACTTGAGCCTCCTCACTAAAATTATCCATTTTTATCAAAGGGGTAGAGAATAAATGCTGCTTAAAGATTATTTCTTTTTGTTCCATTTGTTTTGGAAAAACAAATGTTACAATTAAAGTATCTTGTGCATAAATTGCGCAGGGTAACAATTTTATTAAAAATAAGGTAGCTAGTATTTGCCTAAAAATTTGTTGCATACAATAGATTTATTTTCATTATCTAATTATCTAAGGTATAAGGTTGTAAAACCTCATACCTTAGACATCTTTTATTTAACACAAAGACGTTCTCCTCCAGGACAACCGTCTGATGCAGCGTAGAAAGTACAAACTCCCTTGTCACCTCCACATTGCTTACCAACATCTTCTAGTTCACATTCTTGCAAACAGCCTGTAGCGCTCTGCCTAGTTCCCCCCATTACTTTTTTCATCTCAGCTCTGCTGAGTAAATTCTCCTTGTTCATAATTTTTATAGATTTGGATACTTAAAACTTTGCAAGCCTTCCACGCTGGCTTGCTTACGGCGGTAAAGGTAAACGCCTTTACTCGTTGCTGGGGCGGTACACTTGCAATTGGGCCGCCCCTTTTTACCTTGCAGGTCTAGACTACAAGGAATATTTTCATTAGGTTTAAAACTGTATATCTTCTAATTTATGTGAGCGAATTACCTATATGACATGAAGTTTTTTGAGCGTAATATTTTAAATTAAAACTGACATTAAAGAATAAAAAATATTAGTTTTTTAACTATCAAAATTTTAACTCGCTTTTATCAAGCAGACCTTTTATGGTAAAAAATTAAGTTCCACTTCATTTTTCTAGCAAATTTTCAATCATCTTTAGGTTGCTTACATTTTTTGAAATTATCTTCCCGTTTTCGTTCACTAGAATATTCGCAGGAATTGCATTTATTCTATAATCTTTAGGTATAACAGATAAATGTCCTCTACCATCAGAAACATTAAGCCACGGATAGTTATCATGCATACTTACTTTTCTCCAATTGCTTATGTCATCGTCTAAAGAAACTAGAATAACGTTAAATCTTTTCGATCTATTTGAATAATAAAATGTGTACAATTCTTTAAGAGATTGCGTACAAGGAGCGCACCAACTAGCCCAAAATTCTATTAAAGTTAATTTATTGCCTTTATTTTTAAAATATTCTTCATCAATTAAGAGTTCGCTACCAGATAAATCACTAGCTCTAATTGGAACCAAATCTTCACTAATTAATTTAACACCTTGCTCGTACAATAAATTACTTACATTTTTATATATATTTTCTTTTAATGCAATACCATAGCTAGTATTCTTTATTTCGTTAGTTAAATTTTCATAAATTTTTTGCTCTTCTAAATCAAATTGTGAGTTTTTACTTAAAATGTAAGGCGATACAATACTATTTCGATTTTCAGCAGCAATTTGCCTTTTAAACTTCTCAACTGCGTCTTCGTAAGACTTTATTAATCTGAACACACTATCGGCAGATTTTTCATTTTCAGACGAGACAAATCTTTTATGTAGCTCTAGCCTTACGTCTTTTATTTTGGCGAGACTATCTAAACCATTAAAGAAAAATCTTAATAAGTTATCTGATGTTGAGTTGCTTGAAATACTAAATTTCTTGTTTGGCAAATCGTAAATTAAGTTATACGTTGCATTAGGTTCAATAACAATTTTATACGAAATAAATCTTGAGCCCCATGTTAAGCTTAACATAGCCACTTCTGCGGTTGTAATTATATCATTAAACTTAGCATATTTATTGGTAACAGTCGCTTTGTAAATATGTTTTGGTGCTGCTAAAGGTAACCTTTCAAAAGTCTTCAGGTCCCAAACACAACTATCATCCACTTTATTTTCTGGATCAATAATTTGTATACTCATCTCAAAATGCTGCGCAAGTAAGACTTTTGATGTAAATATTAATAATAGCGCAAGAAATAATCTCATTTTATTTTTGTTAAAAATGTGGTCTAAGAATTAATAGGCCACATTTTAATTGAATACTAATGTCCACAATCAACAAATGCGCAACTTGGATCATTCGCACAAAAATCTTCGGCGTACAGATGTGCAAATGCATACTGAGAATTACCTCCATAACCTCCCGGAACAGTCACATTACCAGACTCGGTTGTACCATTCCAAAAATGATAGGTGCATTGGACACTAACATCATACCCTCCCATTACTTTTTTCATCTCAGCTCTGCTGAGTAAATTCTCCTTGTTCATGATTTTTATAGATTTGGATACTTAAAACTTTGCAGGCCCTCCACGCTGGCTTTCTTACGGCGGTAAAGGTAAACGCCTTTACTCGTTGCTGGGGCGGTACACTTGCAATTGGGCCGTCCCTTTTTTCCTAAGTGTCTAGACAAGGAATATCTTTAGTTGATCAAATAGGGTAAATCATCTAATTGATAGGGCTCTGGCAATTTATAGCCGTTAACTAAAATGGTTGGTGTAAAGGTGATTTCCGCCATTTTGCACCATTGCTTTTGTTTTTTGGTAGCCACGTTTACCTCTTCTCCAATCTCAATCTGGAAATCTTTCGCCCAATTTTCATATTTTTTTTCACGTAGTTCGTACCAGTGGTTCAAGGCTTTCTCAACCAAAGCCACATCGTTGGTTAAACTAAGGGCGGTTACATGGCGAGCTACCTTGGTGCGCTGGTCATCATCATGATCTGCTGTGGTAAATACAATTTCCAGTTGAATATCGCTTCTTGTCTTTAACCATTTATCTAAAGTTTCGTGAGCCTTGGCGCATGGGCCACAAAAAGGATTGCTTACCATGGTAATAATTGTTTGCGCTTCGGGGTTTCCTAGCGTGATTGGCGCTATTTCATTAGGCACCGCATAACGTGGTTGCTTGGTAAGGGCATGTCCAAATAATTCAGCATTATATTTGAATTTGTTTAACTGCTGTTTCAAGAGGCGATACTCTGATGATTTTTGCAATACTGGTTTTAAAATATACCACAGCAATACCGGAGCGATAAAGCTTAAAAGTAGGTAGAAGGCAGAAGGTAAAAGTTGTAAGGAGAAAGAAGAAAAGCTAAAAGGTAAGAGACCAAAGACTAAAGCAATTGCAAACTCTAGCCATAAAATTATTTGTACGGCACAACATAACACACACCAGCTTTTGTGGCTGTATTGGTAGTAAATTGACCACAGTGTATAGGGCAAAGCTAAGATATTGAACCAAACTAAGAAGTACAAGGATGAAGGAACAAAGATTAAGGATAGCAAACTACCAGCAAAATAAAAGAAGCCTACTTCGCTCCAGCTTAGCCATGAAGTTGCTTTTGCTGCGTCTGACTTTAGGATGGCATTGCAATTGTTCTTTTTGCCTAAACTGCATAGGTTTTGCACCAAAGGATTATTGGCGTTTACACCATGTGCTAACAACAATACTGAAATACCTACCCCAATAAACTTGATGGCCAACAATAAGCTAAATGCTAAAGGAGCAGCACTAAAGTTGATAAATAACGCTGTAGCTAGCATCACAATCAAAATAAAGCAGGGCACAATTAAGGCATTAGCTATTCCAATTAGCTGCTTTGTAAAGTAGCCTTCTTCTCCGCTTTTTTCGGTTGCTTTGGCGTATAATAATATACCACTCCATGTATCTAAAAATTCATGCTCGGTAATTTCTTTACGTTTAACTTTTTCATCGCTATAAATTACTTTTCCTTTGGTTATCTGATGTACCAATATGAATATACCGCCGTTAGCGGGCAATTGCGCAATAAATGGAAACTTTAATTCTTCTACTTTGTAATTCTCTTTTTTGATAAGATAACCTGCGTTAGGGAGGTGCCAACCATTAAAACAGTCGCTTACAGCCATTAGGCTCGGAAAATCTGGATGATTTTCCAGTTTTTCTGTTAAGGACGCCTCACTTACTTTAACACCTAGCTCATTTAACAGTAGCCTAGGCACTTCAATAGCGCTTGCTTTGGGAGTGGTAAACAGCTTCATAGGTATATTCGGTTTTTGTATGAGCTAATTTACCCCCCCAATTGACATTTTATGTGAAATCTCGTCACATTTTGTGAAATCTCGTCACATTTTTAAATGCCTAATAAATTAGTTAACTTTAAGGCTACCTATCAAAAAACATGTATGAAAAAGTTAACCGTGCTCAAACAATTGCGTGCGATGAGTGGCTTTGGCCAGCAAGAAATTGCCAATGCGCTAAAAATTGAACGCAGTACCTATACCAAATGGGAAAATAAAGAGAAAGATTTAGCGCTTTCGCAAATTACGCAAATAGCCGCCTTTTATGGTTTAGGGCCAAATGCACTTACTAAAATGATATTGGATGGTTACGTTAGTAGCCCTGATGTAGTGGCAAGTTTAATTAATAAAAAAATTTAACAAAAACCTACATCACCTTTAACACCATGCCCTCGGTAATCTTTGCCGATTTTAAACCATTGGCAGCTTTTAAGCTGGCCACGGTAATACCATCAAATTTTTCGGCTATGCTAGATAAAGTATCTCCTGATTTCACTTTATAACTCGCGAAACTAGCTTTGGATTTTGGTGTAAGCTTAGTTGGAACAGTGTCTCTGTAAATTTTTAGTTTCTGCCCCGGAATAATGGTTGTAACCTCTAATTTGTTCCAAACTTTTAAATCTTGTACCTCAACGCCGTATTTATTGGCAATGGCTGTTAAACTTTGTCCGGGCGTTACTTTATGCACTAATATTTTGGGTTGGGCGGCTTCCTTTTTAGGCAAAGCTTTCTTTCTTAAATCCCTCACATCATCGGTTGATGCCAAAATAATTTCTCTATCAACTTCAATGTCGTTATTTAAAACAGTGAAAAGCGGTTCGTAAAACTGGTGGTCTGGCCTAGGTATTACGATACGTTTCGGTATAATGTCTGTACCGTTAACAATCTTCTTTTTATAGCTAGGGTTTAAGGCTATTAATGTTTCTTCTTTATGGTTAATGGCATTTGCTACATCGGCCAGTGCCACAAAATTTTTAACCTGTACGGTATCTGTTTTAAAAGCAAATGCGTTAGGTTTGGTAATAATTTGATGTTTTGGTGCGTATTTCATTACATATACCGCAGCTATAAAAGCCGGCACATAATTACTGGTTTCTTTGGGTAAAAACTTTCTAATCTCCCAAAAATTACGGGAGCCAGCTTTGTCGATGGCTCTTTGCACATTGCCTTTGCCACAATTGTAGGCAGCTATAGCCAAAAGCCAGTCGCCCAGTTCTTCGTAAGCGTCGCGAAAATACGCTGCAGCTGCGTAACTGGCTTGTATAGGGTCTTTGCGTTCATCTACAAAGTTATCCATGGTTAAACCGTAAGCTTTTGCCGTGCCAAACATAAACTGCCACAAACCCGTAGCGCCAACCCTAGAAACCGCATGAGGGTTTAAGGAAGACTCTACAATGGCTAAATATTTAATTTCTGTTGGAATGTTGTAAGATTTCAGCGCTTTTTCGAAAATCGGGAAGTAGTAGCTAGATAGTCCGAGCATATCGCCATACATGGCCTTACGTTTGGTGTAAATATCAATATAGCTTTGTACGTATTCGTTATAATCTAAAGGAACCGTTTGTTGTATAGAATCTAAACGCATTTTGTACAACAAACTCTGGCCAAACAACATTGGTTGCTCAATTACAGGAACGGCTACTGTATCTGTTGGCGGCGCTGTAGTAAGCCTTTTTAAAATGGTATCTACTTGAATTTTACTCGGAACTTGTGCTAAAGTGCTAAAAGCAATCACAAAACTCAAGACAGTAAGTATCAATTTCCTCATAGGCTAAAATTTCTCGTCATTTCGACAACGCAGGAGGAGAAATCTAGAGCCAAACCACTTAGAAAACAGATTTAACCTCGTTGATTTTCAATTCTCTCTACGTTATACTTCGTTCGAAATGACGCTAGCGTTTAAAAAACTATATGATAAGTTGAGCAAAGCTTGCTCGTTAAAATGCTTGGCCATTAATTGGATACTTAACGGCAAACCTGCTTTGTTATTGCCCAAAGGCAATGCTACTGCCGGAATACCTGCTAAAGATGCCAATACGGTATAAATATCTGCCATGTACATTACCAAGGGGTCTTGCACATTTTCGCCAATTTTAAAAGCTGGGGTGGGTGCCACTGGACTAATTAAAACATCATTGTCCTTTAACAAAGCTTCTACCCTTTCTCTAATTAATTGACGTACTTTTTGTGCTTTTTGATAATAAGCATCATAATATCCGGCGCTTAAAACAAAAGTACCCAATAAGATACGTCGCTTAACTTCCTCGCCAAAACCTTCGGCTCTTGAGCTTTTGTACAGTTGGTTTAGGCTTTGTGCTTGTGTATTACGATAGCCATAATGTACACCATCGTAACGCGAAAGGTTGGATGAGGCCTCTGCTGTAGTTAGAATATAGTAGGTTGGCACTAAATACTCCAGCAAATCGAAAGATACATAGGTTACTTCATGGCCATCTGCCTTAAATTTTTCGATTGCTGCAAGTATCGCTTCTTTTGTTTCTACATCTAAAGCATTACTTTCTATGGTTTCTTTTAGTACTGCTATTCTGAGATTTGAGGTTTGAGATTTGAGATTTGAGCTGTAAGACGGCACTGGTTGTTGCGAAACTGTACTATCATTTTCATCGGCACCGGCCAAAACTTCTAACAACAAAGCGGCATCAGTAACTGAAGAAGTGAGTGTGCCCACCTGATCAAAAGATGAAGCGTAGGCAATTACGCCATAACGAGA from Pedobacter sp. SL55 includes these protein-coding regions:
- a CDS encoding LysM peptidoglycan-binding domain-containing protein gives rise to the protein MRKLILTVLSFVIAFSTLAQVPSKIQVDTILKRLTTAPPTDTVAVPVIEQPMLFGQSLLYKMRLDSIQQTVPLDYNEYVQSYIDIYTKRKAMYGDMLGLSSYYFPIFEKALKSYNIPTEIKYLAIVESSLNPHAVSRVGATGLWQFMFGTAKAYGLTMDNFVDERKDPIQASYAAAAYFRDAYEELGDWLLAIAAYNCGKGNVQRAIDKAGSRNFWEIRKFLPKETSNYVPAFIAAVYVMKYAPKHQIITKPNAFAFKTDTVQVKNFVALADVANAINHKEETLIALNPSYKKKIVNGTDIIPKRIVIPRPDHQFYEPLFTVLNNDIEVDREIILASTDDVRDLRKKALPKKEAAQPKILVHKVTPGQSLTAIANKYGVEVQDLKVWNKLEVTTIIPGQKLKIYRDTVPTKLTPKSKASFASYKVKSGDTLSSIAEKFDGITVASLKAANGLKSAKITEGMVLKVM
- a CDS encoding TlpA family protein disulfide reductase — its product is MRLFLALLLIFTSKVLLAQHFEMSIQIIDPENKVDDSCVWDLKTFERLPLAAPKHIYKATVTNKYAKFNDIITTAEVAMLSLTWGSRFISYKIVIEPNATYNLIYDLPNKKFSISSNSTSDNLLRFFFNGLDSLAKIKDVRLELHKRFVSSENEKSADSVFRLIKSYEDAVEKFKRQIAAENRNSIVSPYILSKNSQFDLEEQKIYENLTNEIKNTSYGIALKENIYKNVSNLLYEQGVKLISEDLVPIRASDLSGSELLIDEEYFKNKGNKLTLIEFWASWCAPCTQSLKELYTFYYSNRSKRFNVILVSLDDDISNWRKVSMHDNYPWLNVSDGRGHLSVIPKDYRINAIPANILVNENGKIISKNVSNLKMIENLLEK
- a CDS encoding TlpA family protein disulfide reductase, translating into MKSKKILQNEILNLPKIKDTPIPTWLAEAKLRLADLLGFNNGYYYDVLAANAYSLQLNEELRPLSEKQIKNIESYWKNGEIAKILLRKNNKVAELAKLKLPTTVNDISSVAKDKVIETILAKYKNRVVFIDLWATWCAPCLDAMQEFRSTKDEFHDKNIAFVYLTNGSSPKKLWEEKINGIGGEHYYLDPDQWEFMMDQFKFEAIPSYLLYDKSGLLKNKFTAFPGSKVVKDMISELL
- a CDS encoding cysteine peptidase family C39 domain-containing protein is translated as MKLFTTPKASAIEVPRLLLNELGVKVSEASLTEKLENHPDFPSLMAVSDCFNGWHLPNAGYLIKKENYKVEELKFPFIAQLPANGGIFILVHQITKGKVIYSDEKVKRKEITEHEFLDTWSGILLYAKATEKSGEEGYFTKQLIGIANALIVPCFILIVMLATALFINFSAAPLAFSLLLAIKFIGVGISVLLLAHGVNANNPLVQNLCSLGKKNNCNAILKSDAAKATSWLSWSEVGFFYFAGSLLSLIFVPSSLYFLVWFNILALPYTLWSIYYQYSHKSWCVLCCAVQIILWLEFAIALVFGLLPFSFSSFSLQLLPSAFYLLLSFIAPVLLWYILKPVLQKSSEYRLLKQQLNKFKYNAELFGHALTKQPRYAVPNEIAPITLGNPEAQTIITMVSNPFCGPCAKAHETLDKWLKTRSDIQLEIVFTTADHDDDQRTKVARHVTALSLTNDVALVEKALNHWYELREKKYENWAKDFQIEIGEEVNVATKKQKQWCKMAEITFTPTILVNGYKLPEPYQLDDLPYLIN
- the gatA gene encoding Asp-tRNA(Asn)/Glu-tRNA(Gln) amidotransferase subunit GatA, whose product is MKKYSSLTEIQGELAQKQLTLKELIAYYFKQIEKHQHLNAFNEVFFDSATKQAEEIQAKLDQGSAGKLAGMVIGIKDNICYEGHIVTASSKMLDGFVSPYSSTVVKRLLSEDAIIIGRLNCDEFAMGGSNETSYFGTVKNAADEERVAGGSSGGSAVAVQADLCLAALGTDTGGSVRQPAAFCGNIGFKPTYGRISRYGVIAYASSFDQVGTLTSSVTDAALLLEVLAGADENDSTVSQQPVPSYSSNLKSQTSNLRIAVLKETIESNALDVETKEAILAAIEKFKADGHEVTYVSFDLLEYLVPTYYILTTAEASSNLSRYDGVHYGYRNTQAQSLNQLYKSSRAEGFGEEVKRRILLGTFVLSAGYYDAYYQKAQKVRQLIRERVEALLKDNDVLISPVAPTPAFKIGENVQDPLVMYMADIYTVLASLAGIPAVALPLGNNKAGLPLSIQLMAKHFNEQALLNLSYSFLNASVISNEV
- a CDS encoding helix-turn-helix domain-containing protein; this translates as MKKLTVLKQLRAMSGFGQQEIANALKIERSTYTKWENKEKDLALSQITQIAAFYGLGPNALTKMILDGYVSSPDVVASLINKKI
- a CDS encoding TlpA family protein disulfide reductase — protein: MQQIFRQILATLFLIKLLPCAIYAQDTLIVTFVFPKQMEQKEIIFKQHLFSTPLIKMDNFSEEAQVKSQVCVIKVPTKGFERYSIALKERPNKQVFFELGPGIAEVKFLDTLLNSYKVMGNKANAEYTESMKLSDRSKYIQSEVNEALKKLIKNNPSSILNFDYLLELENKIPDSELLEIYNSIKDSIVKNSKGVLLNYIIENLYEGRIAPNFIQPDTNGVDIQLSDFRGKYVLLDFWASWCVPCRQEHPQYRELNKNYATYPFEIVSVSFDDDKNKWMKAIREDKIQAWSHLSDLHGIGNSVYYKYRIRYVPVSYLLDPDGRIIGKNLRGKELVSTLNKIFPNK